The following proteins are encoded in a genomic region of Enterocloster clostridioformis:
- a CDS encoding RluA family pseudouridine synthase: protein MRRRELCYTIRDREDGIVLGQFLKAKGFSHRLAARIKAGRGLAVDGMPAHAGYRLKAGETVEVALPEEEDSGNIVPVKLPLSIVYEDEDILVINKDAGVPIHPSQGHYDNTLANAVSWYFREKGEAFTYRVINRLDRDTTGLLILARHMLSACILSEQMAGRRIRREYRAIVLGHTPEEGTVDSPIARAEGSTIERRVDPEAGERAVTHYRTLLYNEKKDLSLVSLSLETGRTHQIRVHMRSIGHPLPGDFLYCPDYRYIGRQPLHSYLLRFEHPISGKEMEFTAGLPEDMERLLPPGT, encoded by the coding sequence ATGAGACGGAGAGAGCTATGCTATACCATTAGAGACAGGGAGGATGGAATTGTCCTTGGACAGTTTTTAAAGGCAAAGGGATTTTCCCACAGGCTGGCGGCGCGCATTAAGGCCGGCCGGGGACTTGCGGTGGACGGAATGCCGGCGCACGCAGGTTACCGGCTTAAGGCCGGGGAGACAGTGGAGGTGGCGCTGCCTGAGGAGGAGGATTCCGGGAATATCGTGCCGGTAAAGCTTCCTCTTTCCATTGTGTATGAGGACGAGGATATACTGGTAATCAATAAAGATGCTGGCGTGCCCATCCACCCTTCCCAGGGTCACTATGACAATACCCTGGCCAATGCTGTCTCCTGGTATTTCCGTGAAAAGGGGGAGGCTTTTACTTACCGGGTCATCAACCGGCTGGACAGGGATACCACCGGGCTGCTTATCCTGGCCAGACATATGCTCAGCGCCTGTATCTTATCGGAACAAATGGCCGGACGCAGAATCAGGCGGGAGTACAGAGCCATTGTACTTGGGCATACACCGGAGGAAGGCACGGTTGACAGCCCCATTGCCAGGGCAGAGGGCTCCACCATTGAGCGCCGGGTGGACCCGGAGGCAGGCGAAAGGGCGGTCACCCATTACCGTACCCTGCTCTACAATGAAAAAAAGGACCTGTCTCTGGTAAGTCTCAGCCTGGAAACAGGCAGGACGCATCAGATACGGGTCCACATGAGGTCCATAGGGCATCCCCTTCCCGGAGACTTCCTATACTGCCCGGATTACCGGTATATCGGCCGTCAGCCCCTCCACTCTTATCTCCTCAGGTTTGAACATCCTATTTCAGGGAAGGAGATGGAATTCACAGCCGGGCTGCCCGAAGATATGGAACGGCTCCTGCCGCCAGGCACCTGA
- a CDS encoding RsmF rRNA methyltransferase first C-terminal domain-containing protein: MTDLPVRFEERMRALLGEEYPAFAASYDKERVQGLRFNSLKFPDGRGDAAGSGKDGKDKGTWEETGAAEAAERVRQETGFTLERIPWVKEGYYYSGDNRPGKHPYHEAGLYYIQEPSAMAVVELLNPGPGERVLDLCAAPGGKSSHIASRMKGTGFLLSNEIHPARARILSQNMERMGVRNAVVSNEDAQSLSGTFDRFFHKIVVDAPCSGEGMFRKDEEARSQWSEEHVKMCAARQGEILDHAAAMLAPGGRMVYSTCTFAPEENEGTVLAFLRRHPEFCVEQVPAYPGFTKGKPQWAGPEAEGWGLERTLRIMPHILEGEGHFMAVLRKEGDPENAAKTESRDRLYLDSRKRKEAFRDYEPFIRDTLTEPDTFLERKEYVLFGEQLYLMPADMPDMKGLKILRPGLHMGTLKKNRFEPSHALALALRKEEAQCSWELSPSGDSVIRYLKGEALSEEAGIFKGRLKGWVLVCTGGFSLGWAKYAGGMLKNHYPKGLRRN, from the coding sequence ATGACAGATTTACCGGTACGATTTGAAGAGCGGATGAGAGCATTATTGGGAGAAGAATATCCGGCCTTTGCGGCCAGCTATGACAAGGAAAGGGTCCAGGGATTGAGGTTTAACAGTCTCAAGTTCCCGGATGGAAGGGGGGACGCAGCCGGAAGCGGAAAAGACGGGAAAGACAAAGGGACCTGGGAAGAGACCGGCGCCGCAGAAGCAGCGGAACGGGTCAGGCAGGAAACCGGATTTACCCTTGAGCGGATTCCGTGGGTGAAGGAAGGATATTATTATTCCGGGGATAACAGGCCCGGAAAGCATCCATATCATGAGGCGGGACTTTACTATATCCAGGAGCCCAGCGCCATGGCCGTGGTGGAATTATTGAACCCCGGGCCGGGAGAGCGTGTGCTGGATTTGTGCGCTGCGCCGGGAGGAAAGTCCAGCCACATCGCTTCCAGGATGAAGGGAACCGGCTTTCTTCTGTCCAATGAGATTCATCCGGCCAGGGCCAGGATACTTTCCCAGAATATGGAGCGGATGGGTGTGCGAAACGCAGTGGTGTCCAATGAAGACGCCCAAAGCCTGTCCGGGACATTCGACCGTTTTTTCCACAAAATCGTGGTGGATGCCCCCTGTTCAGGTGAAGGAATGTTCCGCAAGGATGAGGAAGCCAGAAGCCAGTGGAGTGAGGAACATGTGAAGATGTGCGCCGCCCGTCAGGGCGAGATACTGGACCACGCAGCCGCCATGCTGGCACCCGGGGGCAGAATGGTATATTCCACCTGTACCTTTGCCCCGGAGGAGAATGAGGGTACGGTTCTGGCCTTTCTGAGACGCCATCCTGAATTCTGCGTGGAACAGGTGCCTGCCTATCCTGGCTTTACGAAAGGAAAGCCTCAGTGGGCAGGGCCGGAGGCGGAAGGCTGGGGCCTGGAGAGGACCCTTCGCATCATGCCCCACATCCTGGAGGGAGAGGGTCATTTCATGGCTGTCTTGAGAAAGGAGGGGGATCCGGAAAATGCGGCAAAGACAGAAAGCCGGGACAGGCTGTATCTGGACAGCAGAAAGAGAAAAGAAGCGTTCAGGGATTATGAACCCTTTATCCGGGACACTCTGACAGAACCGGACACCTTCCTGGAGAGGAAGGAATATGTTCTGTTCGGGGAACAGTTGTATCTGATGCCGGCCGATATGCCGGACATGAAGGGACTTAAGATACTCCGGCCGGGGCTTCATATGGGCACCCTTAAAAAGAACCGTTTTGAGCCCTCCCATGCCCTGGCCCTGGCGCTCAGGAAAGAGGAGGCGCAATGCTCCTGGGAACTGTCCCCCTCCGGAGACAGCGTAATCCGGTACCTGAAAGGTGAAGCTCTCAGCGAGGAGGCGGGAATATTTAAGGGACGCCTGAAAGGCTGGGTGTTAGTCTGCACCGGCGGTTTCAGCCTGGGCTGGGCCAAGTATGCGGGAGGCATGCTCAAAAACCATTATCCCAAGGGGCTGCGGCGGAATTAA
- a CDS encoding DUF6465 family protein gives MVEKKDVKATVKAAAQAAQPAEAKAEAKPAVPEKVEAKAEAAVPVKAEAAPVEKEAKAAPAKKTTARKTASKTTAKKAAAPKETVKKEAAPKAEAKKETAPKAAAKKETVKKAPARKAAEPKAAVHFQFDGKDLVAKDVLDQAVKAFKKAHRGVEIKTIDLYIVANEGAAYYVVNGEGGDDYKIIL, from the coding sequence ATGGTAGAAAAGAAAGATGTTAAGGCAACTGTAAAGGCAGCAGCACAGGCAGCACAGCCGGCAGAGGCCAAGGCAGAAGCAAAACCAGCAGTTCCGGAGAAAGTAGAAGCAAAGGCAGAGGCAGCAGTTCCGGTGAAGGCAGAAGCAGCTCCTGTTGAGAAGGAAGCAAAGGCAGCTCCGGCTAAAAAGACGACAGCCAGGAAAACAGCTTCTAAGACAACAGCCAAGAAGGCAGCGGCTCCAAAGGAGACAGTGAAGAAGGAGGCGGCTCCAAAGGCGGAAGCTAAGAAGGAGACAGCCCCCAAAGCAGCAGCTAAGAAAGAGACCGTGAAGAAGGCACCTGCCAGAAAGGCAGCAGAGCCAAAGGCAGCCGTACATTTCCAGTTTGACGGCAAGGACCTTGTGGCAAAGGATGTGCTGGACCAGGCTGTGAAGGCATTCAAGAAAGCACACAGGGGCGTTGAGATAAAGACCATTGATCTGTATATTGTGGCAAACGAAGGCGCAGCCTACTATGTGGTGAACGGCGAAGGCGGAGATGATTACAAGATAATACTGTAA
- a CDS encoding L,D-transpeptidase family protein, translated as MREEKNKAESVPARSEARRPRRSRSREAFKQRQKELADSRAQERRVHENRIQETGGAGENRTGDGHPQNDGQGTLDTQGKGPFDKILSWKAAALILILAGIVLVGVYVYKAQGYRNTYFPHTVINGTDVSGKTAEEVKELIASGVNGYGLVLKLREEKQETVTGEKIGLHTVFDGSLEEIIRQQSPFRWPRYLLKGPSYDIKTMIAYDDDALAQTLNGLSCFDSGKAVLPSDAYLSDYVSGQGYSIVPETEGTTLDMDKVRAQVEQAISSLAPELDLDALGCYKAPSIRSDNTSLAAARDARNRYVNMTVTYTFGSKTEVLDGDEIHEWLVSDGEQVSIDPDRAAAYVKSLASRHNTAYKRRSFATSYGQNVEVSGFYGWRINQSEETKELLGILEAGESVTREPVYLQTAASHDGPDYGSTYAEVNLTAQHLIFYKDGQKVLESDFVSGNVSRGHTTPPGIFSITYKQRDAVLKGEGYASPVKFWMPFNGGIGFHDASWRSSFGGSIYKSGGSHGCVNMPYDKAKELFENVYTGMPVICYDLPGTESKKSSQSSGRAPQETTAPAQTAPAPTQAPPANPPVPPESLPPETLPSEAVPPETSPQPSQPQVIIQPADQTTAAPAQTQPSSGTTEGYGPAFQTPQSGSSAGPGVS; from the coding sequence ATGAGGGAAGAAAAAAATAAGGCAGAATCTGTACCTGCCCGCAGCGAGGCAAGGCGTCCCCGCCGAAGCCGAAGCAGGGAGGCTTTCAAACAGCGCCAGAAGGAGCTGGCAGATAGCAGGGCGCAGGAGCGCAGGGTACATGAGAATAGGATACAGGAAACCGGAGGGGCAGGCGAAAACAGAACGGGTGACGGACATCCGCAAAATGACGGTCAGGGAACCTTGGATACACAGGGAAAAGGTCCTTTTGATAAAATCCTGAGCTGGAAGGCAGCTGCCCTGATTCTGATTCTGGCCGGTATTGTACTGGTTGGAGTCTATGTGTACAAAGCCCAGGGTTACAGGAATACATATTTTCCCCATACAGTTATTAACGGGACGGACGTGTCAGGGAAGACCGCGGAGGAAGTGAAGGAACTCATAGCCTCCGGAGTAAACGGTTACGGTCTTGTACTTAAGCTGCGTGAAGAGAAACAGGAGACGGTCACCGGTGAGAAAATCGGCCTTCACACTGTGTTTGACGGAAGTCTGGAGGAAATCATACGCCAGCAGAGTCCTTTCCGCTGGCCCAGATACCTGCTTAAGGGCCCATCCTACGATATAAAGACCATGATTGCCTATGATGATGACGCTCTGGCACAGACACTTAATGGCCTGTCCTGTTTTGACAGCGGCAAGGCCGTTCTGCCCTCGGACGCTTACCTGTCAGACTATGTGAGCGGCCAGGGATATTCCATTGTGCCGGAGACAGAAGGAACCACACTTGATATGGATAAGGTCAGGGCCCAGGTAGAGCAGGCCATATCCAGTCTTGCCCCGGAATTAGACCTGGACGCGCTGGGCTGCTACAAGGCTCCGTCCATCCGCAGCGACAATACCTCTCTGGCAGCGGCCAGGGATGCCAGGAACCGCTATGTGAACATGACTGTGACCTACACCTTCGGCAGTAAGACAGAGGTACTGGACGGGGATGAGATACATGAGTGGCTTGTGTCTGACGGGGAACAGGTTTCCATTGACCCGGACCGGGCCGCAGCCTATGTAAAGAGCCTGGCTTCCAGGCATAACACGGCATACAAGAGGCGGTCCTTTGCCACCAGCTACGGGCAGAATGTGGAGGTATCCGGTTTTTACGGCTGGAGGATCAACCAGTCCGAGGAGACCAAAGAACTATTGGGGATTCTGGAGGCAGGAGAGAGCGTTACCAGGGAACCTGTGTATTTGCAGACAGCCGCGAGCCATGACGGGCCGGATTACGGCAGTACGTATGCGGAGGTAAACCTGACAGCCCAGCACCTGATTTTTTACAAAGACGGGCAAAAGGTGCTGGAGTCTGACTTTGTCTCCGGCAATGTTTCCAGGGGCCATACCACGCCTCCGGGGATTTTCTCCATTACATACAAGCAGAGGGACGCGGTGCTGAAGGGGGAGGGATATGCCAGCCCGGTGAAGTTCTGGATGCCCTTTAACGGAGGCATTGGTTTCCACGACGCCAGCTGGCGGTCCAGCTTCGGCGGCTCCATCTATAAGAGCGGCGGGTCCCACGGCTGCGTGAACATGCCCTATGACAAGGCCAAAGAGCTTTTTGAAAATGTATATACGGGCATGCCTGTTATCTGTTATGACCTTCCGGGAACAGAGAGTAAGAAATCCAGCCAGTCCTCCGGCAGGGCGCCCCAGGAGACAACGGCGCCTGCACAGACGGCGCCTGCGCCCACACAGGCACCTCCGGCGAATCCGCCCGTTCCGCCGGAGTCACTGCCGCCGGAGACATTGCCCTCAGAGGCGGTACCACCTGAAACATCACCGCAGCCATCACAGCCTCAGGTTATTATACAGCCTGCGGATCAGACAACGGCAGCACCCGCCCAGACACAGCCGTCGTCCGGAACCACAGAAGGGTACGGCCCGGCCTTTCAGACCCCACAGTCCGGCTCATCAGCCGGACCGGGCGTCAGCTGA
- a CDS encoding DUF523 domain-containing protein, whose translation MNILVSACLLGVECRYNGRGVLIPQAEELLSRHHLIPVCPEILGGLATPRIPAERVGTGVITRDGGDVTAAYEKGAGEVLKLAQLYGCQAAILKERSPSCGSGQVYDGTFTGTLTEGDGVCAACLKEHGIRVYGESQVGRLLEDIER comes from the coding sequence ATGAATATACTGGTAAGCGCCTGTTTGCTGGGGGTGGAATGCAGATATAACGGCCGCGGCGTGCTCATTCCCCAGGCAGAGGAACTTTTAAGCAGACATCACCTGATTCCGGTATGTCCTGAAATCCTGGGCGGCCTGGCCACGCCCAGGATACCGGCGGAACGGGTGGGGACAGGAGTCATTACAAGGGATGGCGGGGATGTCACGGCAGCATATGAAAAAGGCGCCGGGGAAGTGCTTAAGCTGGCACAGCTGTACGGCTGCCAGGCAGCTATACTAAAGGAGAGGAGCCCTTCCTGCGGAAGCGGGCAGGTCTATGACGGCACATTTACCGGCACCCTTACTGAGGGGGACGGTGTCTGCGCCGCATGTCTGAAGGAACATGGGATTAGAGTATATGGGGAGAGTCAGGTGGGGAGACTGTTGGAAGACATAGAAAGGTAA
- a CDS encoding MATE family efflux transporter codes for MKVENNLDTDKVRGLVWRLAFPSMLAQFVNVMYSIVDRMYIGNIPEIGALALAGVGICGPVVTLISSFASWIGVGGAPLMSIRLGQKNERAAAQMVANCFALLTGMALIIMTVSYLFKDQLLVFFGAGPAIFPYANQYMSWYLTGTAFALLSAGMNQFIICQGFATVGMKSVVLGAVSNIVLDPVFIFGMNMGVRGAAIATVLSQMASCIYVLLFLFGKRPLVRITFGGYRWKTMKQVLLVGLSPFLIIASDSLLIIIMNMVISSYGGPERSGMLLTCNTIVQSFMLIITMPLGGITGGTQTVMGYNYGAGRADRIRKAEKHVLLLSVAFTTVMFIIAQAGPGYFVRIFTREMSYVQVTEWAIRIFTLCIIPLAVEYTVVDGFTGMGIAKVAISLSMFRKSVYFLGMILLPRYFGVEAVFYSEPISDITACAAASTTFILLSGKVLKDNRRLF; via the coding sequence TTGAAAGTGGAGAATAATCTGGATACAGATAAAGTCAGAGGGCTGGTGTGGAGGCTGGCATTTCCTTCCATGCTGGCTCAATTTGTGAATGTGATGTACAGCATCGTGGACCGTATGTACATCGGAAATATTCCGGAAATCGGCGCCCTGGCCCTGGCCGGCGTGGGAATATGCGGCCCCGTGGTCACCCTGATATCATCGTTTGCCAGTTGGATTGGAGTGGGAGGAGCGCCTCTCATGAGTATCCGTCTGGGACAGAAAAATGAGAGGGCTGCCGCCCAGATGGTGGCCAACTGCTTCGCCCTTCTGACAGGTATGGCCCTTATTATTATGACGGTGTCCTATCTGTTTAAGGATCAGCTTCTGGTATTCTTCGGTGCGGGACCGGCTATATTTCCCTATGCCAACCAGTACATGAGCTGGTATCTGACAGGCACTGCATTTGCTTTGCTCTCAGCAGGCATGAACCAGTTCATCATATGCCAGGGATTTGCCACGGTGGGCATGAAGTCAGTGGTGCTGGGCGCTGTGAGCAACATCGTGCTGGACCCGGTGTTCATCTTTGGCATGAACATGGGGGTCAGGGGAGCTGCCATTGCAACCGTGCTGTCACAGATGGCCTCCTGTATCTATGTGCTGCTGTTTCTGTTCGGAAAGCGTCCCCTGGTGCGGATTACTTTTGGCGGGTACAGGTGGAAAACCATGAAGCAGGTGCTTTTGGTGGGCTTGTCCCCGTTTTTGATCATTGCCTCGGACAGCCTGCTCATCATTATCATGAACATGGTTATAAGCAGCTATGGGGGACCAGAGAGAAGCGGCATGCTCCTTACCTGCAATACCATTGTGCAGAGCTTTATGCTGATTATTACCATGCCGCTGGGAGGAATTACCGGTGGAACACAGACCGTAATGGGGTATAATTATGGTGCGGGCCGTGCTGACAGGATACGGAAGGCGGAAAAGCATGTACTGCTTTTATCGGTTGCCTTTACAACTGTCATGTTCATTATTGCACAGGCGGGACCGGGATATTTTGTCAGGATATTTACAAGGGAAATGTCCTATGTCCAGGTGACGGAGTGGGCAATCCGGATATTTACATTGTGTATCATCCCTCTGGCTGTGGAATATACGGTGGTAGACGGATTTACAGGTATGGGAATCGCAAAGGTGGCCATCAGCCTGTCCATGTTCAGGAAGTCGGTCTATTTCCTGGGAATGATTTTGCTGCCACGTTATTTTGGGGTGGAGGCTGTGTTTTATTCTGAGCCCATATCGGATATTACGGCCTGCGCAGCCGCGTCCACAACGTTTATCCTGTTAAGCGGAAAGGTGCTGAAGGATAACCGCAGGCTGTTTTGA
- the ytvI gene encoding sporulation integral membrane protein YtvI — MMEETGWKHYLRLILNIIIPLTGWLLICLLGPKLLRFFMPFVIGWVIAMIANPLVRFLERRVKLVRRHSSIVIVAAALALVIGLLYLLVSRTFVLLRQFILDLPGLYAGIEGDVARSMEQLEHLFDFMPDSIQQSWAQFGNNLGSYMGTVVEKIASPTVEAAGTVAKSLPAMLVYTVVTILSAYFFIVDRDRILAAIKAHMPQWAGHYGLYLKGEVRHLIGGYFMAQFKIMAVVWLILTAGFIMLGVGYGPLWAFLIAFLDFLPVFGTGTALLPWGLIKLLGGEYAFAAGLLLIYVLTQVTRQIVQPKLVGDSMGLPPLLTLFLLYLGFKTDGIAGMILAVPIGLLFVNLYHYGAFKGITDSLAVLAGDIERFRRKEV, encoded by the coding sequence ATGATGGAAGAAACAGGCTGGAAGCATTATCTTCGTCTTATACTTAATATTATAATCCCGTTGACGGGCTGGCTGTTAATCTGCCTGCTGGGACCTAAGCTTTTGAGGTTTTTCATGCCCTTTGTCATAGGCTGGGTTATCGCCATGATAGCCAATCCCCTGGTGCGTTTTCTGGAGCGCCGGGTGAAGCTGGTGCGAAGGCACAGCTCCATTGTCATTGTGGCGGCTGCCCTGGCTCTTGTCATCGGACTCTTATACCTGCTGGTGTCAAGGACCTTTGTCCTGCTGCGCCAGTTCATTCTGGACCTTCCCGGACTTTATGCCGGTATTGAGGGGGATGTGGCACGCAGCATGGAGCAGCTGGAGCATCTGTTTGATTTCATGCCCGACAGCATACAGCAGAGCTGGGCCCAGTTTGGAAACAATCTGGGAAGCTATATGGGGACGGTTGTGGAAAAGATTGCCTCCCCTACCGTGGAGGCGGCGGGAACCGTGGCAAAAAGCCTTCCGGCCATGCTGGTCTACACCGTGGTCACCATCCTGTCTGCCTATTTCTTTATCGTGGACAGGGACCGCATCCTGGCAGCCATAAAAGCCCATATGCCCCAATGGGCAGGCCATTACGGACTGTACCTGAAGGGGGAGGTGCGCCATCTTATAGGCGGTTATTTCATGGCCCAGTTTAAGATTATGGCAGTGGTATGGCTGATACTTACGGCGGGGTTTATAATGCTGGGAGTTGGTTACGGCCCGCTGTGGGCGTTTCTCATCGCGTTCCTGGATTTTCTGCCGGTATTCGGAACAGGTACAGCCCTTCTTCCATGGGGGCTTATTAAGCTTTTGGGAGGCGAATACGCCTTTGCCGCGGGCCTGCTGCTGATTTATGTATTGACACAGGTGACAAGGCAGATTGTGCAGCCAAAGCTGGTGGGTGACAGTATGGGTCTGCCTCCCCTTCTCACGCTGTTTTTATTGTATCTGGGATTTAAGACGGACGGAATCGCGGGAATGATTCTGGCCGTGCCCATCGGCCTGCTGTTTGTGAATCTGTATCATTACGGAGCCTTTAAAGGCATTACGGACAGTCTTGCTGTCCTTGCGGGGGACATAGAGCGGTTCCGCCGTAAAGAGGTATGA
- the hisC gene encoding histidinol-phosphate transaminase — MRPWEMNIRRVVPYVPGDQPAGDKLIKLNTNENPYPPAPGVERALKEMDVDRLRKYPDPSSAELVKALAEYYGVGEDQVFVGVGSDDVIAMSFLTFFNSQKPVLFPDITYSFYKVWADLYRISYETPALDENMAIRPLDYKGENGGIIFPNPNAPTGVYMPLDQVEEIVKANQDVIVIVDEAYIDFAGPSARELLSGYDNLLVVQTFSKSRSMAGVRIGFALGSPVLIKALNDVKYSYNSYTMNLPSQLAGTQAVKDRAYFEEIRAKIMDTRERAKKRFAELGFTFPDSMTNFILATHERVPARAIFDALKKERIYVRYFNAPRLDNSLRVSIGTDEEMDVLFRFLEQYLKEWKPAGDSE, encoded by the coding sequence ATGAGACCATGGGAAATGAATATACGCCGGGTAGTTCCCTATGTACCGGGGGACCAGCCGGCAGGCGATAAACTGATTAAACTGAATACCAACGAAAACCCCTATCCGCCTGCGCCGGGCGTGGAAAGGGCTCTGAAGGAAATGGACGTGGACCGGCTGCGCAAGTACCCTGATCCGTCATCCGCAGAGCTTGTAAAGGCCCTGGCGGAATACTACGGGGTGGGGGAGGACCAGGTGTTTGTGGGGGTTGGATCTGACGATGTCATAGCCATGTCCTTCCTGACCTTTTTTAACTCCCAAAAGCCGGTGCTGTTTCCGGATATCACCTATTCCTTTTACAAGGTTTGGGCGGATTTATACCGGATTTCCTATGAGACGCCGGCGCTGGACGAAAATATGGCTATCCGTCCCCTGGATTATAAAGGGGAAAATGGGGGAATCATATTTCCAAACCCTAATGCGCCCACAGGCGTCTATATGCCTCTGGACCAGGTAGAGGAAATTGTAAAAGCCAACCAGGATGTTATTGTAATCGTGGATGAGGCATACATCGACTTTGCAGGCCCCTCTGCCAGGGAGCTTTTGTCCGGGTATGACAACCTGCTGGTAGTCCAGACCTTCAGCAAGTCACGTTCCATGGCAGGGGTGCGTATTGGCTTTGCACTGGGAAGCCCTGTATTGATTAAAGCGCTGAATGATGTTAAATATTCCTATAACTCCTATACCATGAACCTGCCGTCCCAGCTCGCGGGTACCCAGGCTGTAAAGGACAGGGCATATTTTGAGGAGATCAGGGCGAAAATCATGGATACCAGGGAGCGCGCCAAGAAACGGTTTGCAGAACTTGGATTTACATTCCCGGATTCCATGACAAATTTTATTCTGGCCACCCATGAACGGGTTCCGGCCAGGGCCATATTCGACGCGCTGAAGAAGGAGCGGATTTATGTGCGCTATTTCAATGCGCCCAGGCTGGACAACAGCCTTCGGGTCAGCATTGGAACGGATGAGGAGATGGATGTTTTGTTCCGGTTCCTGGAACAGTATCTGAAGGAGTGGAAGCCTGCCGGGGATTCAGAGTAA
- a CDS encoding pyridoxal phosphate-dependent aminotransferase, which produces MISEKMKPLVNNNSAIRAMFEEGKRLASIHGAENVYDFSLGNPNVPAPAEVNLAICDILKEEESTFVHGYMSNAGYEDVRQAVAESLNKRFGTRFHKNNILMTVGAASGLNVILKTLLNPGDEVIAFAPYFVEYGNYVRNYDGNLVVISPDTTDFEPNLAELEQKINARTKAVIINTPNNPTGVVYSLETLTKMADIMRAKEKELGTTIVLLSDEPYRELAYDGVEVPYVTNVYDNTVICYSYSKSLSLPGERIGYLVIPDALKDSGEVFDAATIANRVLGCVNAPSLMQRVIMRCLDAKVNLEAYDRNRNLLYNGLKGLGFECIKPQGAFYLFVKSPEADEKKFCENCKKYNILVVPGTSFACPGYVRISYCVSYEQIERSLPAFAKAAADYGLKK; this is translated from the coding sequence ATGATATCGGAGAAAATGAAACCATTGGTCAATAATAATTCCGCCATCCGGGCCATGTTTGAGGAGGGTAAGCGTCTGGCTTCCATCCACGGTGCGGAGAATGTGTATGATTTCAGTCTGGGCAATCCCAATGTGCCGGCTCCGGCGGAGGTGAACCTGGCAATCTGTGATATCCTGAAGGAAGAAGAGTCCACCTTTGTCCATGGTTATATGAGCAACGCGGGCTATGAGGATGTAAGACAGGCTGTGGCTGAATCATTAAATAAGCGCTTCGGCACGCGGTTTCACAAGAACAATATCCTGATGACCGTGGGGGCGGCCAGCGGCCTGAATGTGATTTTAAAGACCCTGCTGAATCCGGGGGATGAGGTCATTGCATTTGCCCCCTATTTTGTGGAGTACGGCAACTATGTCCGTAATTACGATGGAAACCTGGTGGTCATTTCACCGGATACAACGGATTTTGAGCCCAACCTGGCAGAGCTTGAGCAGAAGATTAATGCTAGGACCAAGGCGGTCATTATCAATACCCCCAATAATCCCACCGGAGTGGTGTACTCCCTGGAAACCCTTACAAAGATGGCTGACATCATGCGGGCCAAGGAAAAGGAACTGGGGACAACCATCGTGCTGCTGTCCGACGAGCCTTACAGGGAACTGGCTTACGACGGCGTGGAGGTACCCTATGTGACGAATGTTTATGACAACACCGTTATCTGCTACTCCTACAGCAAGTCTCTGTCCCTGCCGGGAGAGCGTATTGGCTATCTCGTGATTCCCGATGCCTTAAAGGACAGCGGGGAAGTGTTCGATGCGGCCACCATCGCGAACCGGGTGCTGGGCTGTGTCAATGCCCCGTCCCTGATGCAGAGAGTCATCATGCGCTGCCTGGATGCCAAGGTGAATCTGGAGGCGTATGACAGGAACAGGAACCTGCTCTACAACGGGCTTAAGGGTCTGGGATTTGAGTGTATTAAGCCCCAGGGCGCATTTTATCTTTTCGTAAAGTCTCCGGAGGCCGATGAAAAGAAATTCTGTGAGAATTGTAAGAAATACAATATCCTGGTGGTTCCCGGAACCTCCTTCGCTTGCCCCGGCTATGTGCGGATATCCTACTGTGTGTCCTATGAGCAGATCGAACGCTCCCTTCCTGCCTTCGCAAAGGCGGCCGCGGACTACGGCCTCAAAAAATAA